The Ipomoea triloba cultivar NCNSP0323 chromosome 13, ASM357664v1 genomic interval ATtgtaacatattatgtactttcagttaATTATGTGcttattacaattaacatattatgcatatgcagttaacatattatgtacataaagttaatgaattatgtactttcagttaACCTATTAATTACAACATAtaatctgaatgtcattttggaccaggggtctatggtataatttgcctttcTATTCTGGCAAGGTTATTTGGTGTTGTAGGATCCTTGCAATATAAAAGATGATAAAATTAGGAAAAGGCTATAGAGGTAAGGAGTTCAAAACAGCCTTTTgtatgaaaaatttgataaaactAGAAAAAACCTGTAGAGAAGTCGGGAGTTCAAAATTCCTTctcatatgaaaaaataattaagtatgATCAGCACTATGTCTCTTAATTAACTACTTCGATGCGAAAATGTATAGaaaataacaaccacccgctaGTTAGGCGGAAGCAAGATGAAGATTAAGGAATGAGAAATGATTATAATATTGAAAGATTActatatattactataattctatgtttctaatgaagaaacattatacatatatatagagacaCATAACTCTTAAGTAACCACCTATTCATGAACACACAACCCTATAGATACAACTCTATAGACACACAACcatttatttttcaacaaaaaaaaaaaaaggaaaagatagTGAAAGTGAATATTTTGGACAATAATAGAAATCCAAAAGCAAAGTATTCAATTGCCAATTTCTTAATCTAGTTTTCCTATTAGCTAGAAGCAAAAATTGACTGTTATTTCAAGTTACTCATTGATCCCTTGCTTATAATCCCAGTGTTTTTTTCTACTTTAAGATATGGGATTAGTGGTTAAACTCTAATTACCCAAATATATGAAATGTCTTAAAGAACCCAATTAGCATGAGTGGGTTAGGAGTAAGTCTCTGGAAAATGTGGGGCAGATAGACAATAAACTTGCCCGTGGTTTCATGCACTTAAACTGCAGCTCCAAGATCATGTGTTTCTCTTGCTGCCTTTTCTGTTACAAGTTGGTTTGTGGAGTCACCGAGACAAATCTTGTTAGGATTTTAAGATAGTAATCCGAGacttttaattaaattggaAGAGACCCATATAATCTGGGTGTCAGTTTGTGATGTTACACAAATGTAAAAGCAATTCATTAGTTTCACTGTTGAttctataaaatatattaacataCTGTATTAATCCATCAACTTTCATCACAAAATAAAATGACGGTATAAGTTGTCTTTCTTAAACGAAATCCCATTATTAGAATTTAATGTGGACAAATTTGGAGGATTGAACGAAGATCGAAAATGTGTCACAATTAAAATTCAGTGACATAATCTAAATTTTTACACAAAATAAATGGGAAGTAAAAGTAGCAGTAGCAAACAAGAGGGGTTGgtgaacaaaaacaaaacttaaatcaaccaataaactttaaaaataatttaaaataacttaTTTTGTACCTAACCCCCTTCTTACACTACATTGATATATCCACTACTATTTTGAACTCATTCTATTTTACCTGGAATAAAAACCATCAATCATTTCCAAAACCATTCTTCTAAAGATGGCCAAAGGGCCATCCCCAATAATCCCTCTTCTCCTAGTACTCATTTTAGGGTTACTCCTCCTTGGCCAAACCCTAATGAGAAATTTGTCATTAGTCTTTGAAGCACAAGACACAACTTTTACATTTGTACTTTTCATCCCTCTTCTAGCTTGCCTTTTGATATATTACACTACCCAAACAATCATATTACCTCTTGCACTAATTTTGACCACATACATGGTGACAAAAATGCTTTTTGGCCCTCTAATTTTGATACTTATTGTGTATTTGAGTATGTGTTGTGGATCTTCTTATCGATGGAGGCATGGTAATGCAAGTGCTCGAGCTCATAGCTCGAGGGATGTAGATGATGAAAATGGCAGATGGTCGTGGGTGCTTGTGGCGATCGCCTTTCTAATTTTGCATGGGATTTTTTCCGTGGGAGAAGAGAACAAATGGACTCTCGCTCTCGTGATTGTGTTGTTCTTCATTTTGTTTAACCTATGTACTAATTAAATAATCATATATGTCAAAAAATCTATGACTTCTCATGGTATATGTATGTGAAGGCCATCTTTAAATTTTTCGTATACTTTTTAGTGATAAAGTTTCATAACGCCTATGTtatatatagacatatatatagtaactatgttatttaatttgatgGCCATTTGCAATGGGTACTAGGTTCTTTGTGCTTCCATGAAACATGATCTTTAAGTTTACATAGGATTTGTAATGATCTAAACTAGCTCAAGAAACTCATATTGATTCCCTTCGGACTTCTATATCAGTTAGTCAAGGATGACAAGCCCCTATTCAATATTGTGGAATTTGACTAAAATGGTAAAGGTTTTGACGTTACTGAATAAAACTGGTACGATTTTGAGggtggaattaaaaaaaatactttctcaatttactTTGGTCTTGTCATAAAcgctattttttttagaaaaataagtCATATATAAGAAATGTTTTTGAGTAAATAGAtatgatgtgtttggtttacaggtttagctatcaggaatgaATATCAAAGTTATTGTTATTAGTTGGCTGACATGTTTTTAGAACACGGTTTTGATTACCtcattaattgcaaaattttcattcaaaaaataaaataaaataagggtttcatttcctttGCTCCCCCGCTTCCCAAACTATTAATAACCATTATATTCTCATTCCACCTtactactaaacatgcaaaatactttcacaaaaactcattaccattatcaaatatttgatacccattccaattccgattccatgtgcgaaccaaacacacccatttGCTATTTATTTTCGCGCAGcgtgatattatttttataaattaataccCAAATTAGTCTCTCAACTATTTATGTTTGATAATTTATGTCCCTTGAATTTTAACACTACTTATTTTGGTACTTTGACTATTAAATTTTTACCCGATTTAGTCTTATGTTAGAAAAACTGTCTATGAGCCATTAAATTCAAGGGTAGTATTACCATTTCAATAGTCAAAGTGTCAAGATAAatagtttttaaagttgagggTCAAATTGGGTATTATTTCCTTTAAATATGTATTTTCTCTTTAGTGAATTAAACAATGTAAAATGTATAActcccaatttttttttgaaaaccaaacagCAAGTATATTAATTAACCAAAAGCAAATGTTGAATACAGTTAGGGAAAGAAGAAAACCAAACACCAGGACCAGACTGAGAAGCCGTAGCTCTTGCTAACACATGAGCTAGCGTATTCGCTGATCTAGCAATATAATGAAACGATACATCAACAAAGTAGCGTTTCAAAGAAACACAATCACGAACAATGCAACCAACATAAGAATTATTCGGCAAGGAGCTCTTCAAAAGGTTGCAAACCAGCTGGCAATCGGAATACAACACAACTTTATGCCAACCACGATCCTTCGCCCAAGAGAGTGCCTCTTTAACAGCCATCGCCTCCGCAAGAATAGGATTCCGAAGACTCCTCACTGAACAATTGCGAGCCGCCAAATACCCTCCATCACTCCCATGCACCACAGCAGACACATACCCCTCCTCTCTATCAGAAAAAACAGCAGCATCAACATGAATAATTACTCCATCATTAATACCAGGATCGATTGCATGTTCTGAACCATTGATAAGCAAATTACCTGGAGCTGCAAATAGTGTATTCCACTCTTCCGCCAAAAGAACCGCCCGTCGTACCACCTCACTGGGTGTCCAAGGCTTAGTGTTCCACAACAAATCATTACGACTTTTCCAAATAGACCAACACAGTGCCATGCATGCACGAATCGCTTCATCGTTTCTCCCTTCAATGACTTTCGACAACCAAGCAGCGAAGTCATCATTTGACTGTATTGAAGGAAGATCACAAAAACTGTCCCATAACCTGCATGTGTGAGCACAAAACTTGAAAAGATGCAATGGTGTTGACTGTATAACTCCCAATTAGTACAATTaacttgtaattttatttgtttttaaaaaaaaaaacttgtaattttattcaaaatttttataattgtttaaatttttagttttgagTACTTATATTTGTGAAACGAGTACCTTTGGTTAAATgatagttttgattttttttttattctaatttAATCGTAAATCATCAAACAAAAGTTACTTCAGATAAAATAGTTGTACTATACATTTAGAAATTAGATTAAGTATAAATTTTCTAATGTAACAATTAACTATTAGTCACCAGAAGCttctaaaaaacaaaaacagtgaAAGTATATACTCCATATATGGCAAGCCCCTCAACAttttttctaatgaaatttaCACAACTTATAACTTTGATACTTACATTAGTTACATGTGACTGCATTCCATAATCATTTTGATACTTACACAGTCACTATCACATATATATTCTTGTTCATCTCAACTCCATAAACTGAAAACATGAACGTTAGACTCAGAGCTACCCTAAATTCTCTCAACATCGCCAAATTCATCCAAATTCAGAAAAACCTCTCAAAGCCAACTCCGAAGCTCTGGTCTCATGGCGACGACCCAAACGACGAAGGCGTTCACACGTTACGCCGTAGCCACCCCATCTTGCTCACATTGGACAAAATCAACCCCACGCTGCAACAGGTCGACCAAGTTCATGCCCAGCTCGTTGTTTCTGGAAACTTTCAGCACCCAATGGCCTCCGGCCGGTTACTGAAAAAGCTTTGCTCTTCGAAACTCACACTCCCTCACGCTGTGAAGCTCTTTTCGTATCTTGAAGAGCCTGATGCTTTCCTATGTAATACGATTATGAGAGGTTACGTGAATTTTGATGAGCCCGAAAAGGCTTTAGCGTTTTATTATCATCAAATGGTTGAAAAGGGAATCGTTCAGAATAATTATACGTTTCCGACGTTAGTAAAGGCTTGCGCCGATATGGGATTGCTGAGCGAGGGCGAGAAGGTTCACGCCAATGTTATAAAATGTGGGTTTGAATTGGATTTATATGTTAGGAATACTATGATTCACATGTATGCGGTTTGTGGTAGGATTGGGGACGCACGGAAGGTGTTTGATATGAGTCCTGAATCAGATTTAGTGACTTGGAATACTATGATTGATGGTTATGTTAAAAATGGGGAAGTGCAATTTGCCTGCCGGGTGTTTGATAGTATGCCTGTAAGAGATGTTTTTAGTTGGAATACAATGATTTCCGCTTACGCGGGGATTGGGGATATGGAGACCGCAAAGCAGTTGTTTGAGGAGATGCCTTCCAGAGATATTGTTTCTTGGAATTGTTTGATCGATGGGTATTCTCAAAGTGGAGATGTCATTGCTGCTCGGGCACTGTTTGATCAAATGGATTACCGTAATGTTGTTTCTTGGAATAGTATGATGGCACTTTATGTGCGGACAAAAGATTGTAATGAGTGTTTGAGATTGTTCGATAGAATGATGCAAGAAGGAGATGTTAAACCAAATGAGGCTACCTTAATGAGTGTCTTGACGGCTTGTGCACACTTGGGGAGGCTAGACAGAGGTGAATGGGTTCATTCCTATATCAAATACACCGAGAGAATAAAGCCTGATGTTTTGCTCTCAACCGCTGTGTTAACAATGTATGCAAAATGTGGAGCGGTGGATTTGGCTAAACGTGTGTTTGATGAGATGCCAGAGAAAAGTGTTGTATCATGGAATTCTATGATAATGGGTTACGGGGTACATGGGAAGGGTGAGAGAGCTGTTGAAATATTCTTAGAGATGGAAAGGCACGGAGTGATGCCAAATGATGCTActtttgtgtgtgttttgaGTGCATGTACTCATTCCGGGATGATACTGGAGGGCTGGTGGTTCTTCTGGTTAATGCAGAGAGTCTATAAGATTGAACCCAAGATTGAACATTACGGTTGCATGGTTGATCTCCTTGGTCGGGCTGGATTGATGAATGATTCTGAGGAGCTTATCGGGAAGATGCCTATGGAGTCAGGTCCTGCACTTTGGGGAGCTTTACTATCCGCTTGCAGGACCCACTCAAATACAGAGCTCGGGGAGATCATAGCTAGGCAGATGATAAAATTGAAGCCAGATGACGTCGGGCCTTATGTACTCTTATCGAATATATATGCCACAGAGGGAAGATGGGATGATGTAGAGAATGTGAGAAAGATGATGGCTGAGAAGGGAGTACAGAAGGCAGCTGGATCTAGCCTGCTCCAAAAAATACTGCAATCTTTTCCTTCAGAATCCGAATGAGTACTCTACTCGATCTTGTCTATAGTTTGTATCCATAATCCCGTTGTGCTGAATTTAAGCAGTAGCCGGGATGGCAACGAGGTTGATCAAGTTAAGAAAAAACTTGCCTAAAGGCATATGGTTAAGCTTTGATTTTGAAGATTCACATCCGGTAGGTATTCGGCCAAGTCAGTTGAGTTCAGCCCCTGGTTGATTCAAGACGTgtcgctgtggcttaccatagagggatgtggttaaatggttaatgtccacctacttattaCCAATTGGCTTTAAGAAGGATATGAAAATCAGATAACCAAAGAAGTGGTTAAGCGAAACATAGCCGGCTCTCTTATGATCCTTTTATCTGTATATTTTCCTATCTTGTTTTATGTTTTCTCTAAATCTGGATATGTCAGGATTTGACAGTGTTATGCCTTTGGGGTGGATCAATTATTTCAATAGGT includes:
- the LOC116001361 gene encoding uncharacterized protein LOC116001361, which codes for MFSVYGVEMNKNIYVIVTVLWDSFCDLPSIQSNDDFAAWLSKVIEGRNDEAIRACMALCWSIWKSRNDLLWNTKPWTPSEVVRRAVLLAEEWNTLFAAPGNLLINGSEHAIDPGINDGVIIHVDAAVFSDREEGYVSAVVHGSDGGYLAARNCSVRSLRNPILAEAMAVKEALSWAKDRGWHKVVLYSDCQLVCNLLKSSLPNNSYVGCIVRDCVSLKRYFVDVSFHYIARSANTLAHVLARATASQSGPGVWFSSFPNCIQHLLLVN
- the LOC116001782 gene encoding pentatricopeptide repeat-containing protein At1g08070, chloroplastic-like; translated protein: MNVRLRATLNSLNIAKFIQIQKNLSKPTPKLWSHGDDPNDEGVHTLRRSHPILLTLDKINPTLQQVDQVHAQLVVSGNFQHPMASGRLLKKLCSSKLTLPHAVKLFSYLEEPDAFLCNTIMRGYVNFDEPEKALAFYYHQMVEKGIVQNNYTFPTLVKACADMGLLSEGEKVHANVIKCGFELDLYVRNTMIHMYAVCGRIGDARKVFDMSPESDLVTWNTMIDGYVKNGEVQFACRVFDSMPVRDVFSWNTMISAYAGIGDMETAKQLFEEMPSRDIVSWNCLIDGYSQSGDVIAARALFDQMDYRNVVSWNSMMALYVRTKDCNECLRLFDRMMQEGDVKPNEATLMSVLTACAHLGRLDRGEWVHSYIKYTERIKPDVLLSTAVLTMYAKCGAVDLAKRVFDEMPEKSVVSWNSMIMGYGVHGKGERAVEIFLEMERHGVMPNDATFVCVLSACTHSGMILEGWWFFWLMQRVYKIEPKIEHYGCMVDLLGRAGLMNDSEELIGKMPMESGPALWGALLSACRTHSNTELGEIIARQMIKLKPDDVGPYVLLSNIYATEGRWDDVENVRKMMAEKGVQKAAGSSLLQKILQSFPSESE